In one window of Leptospira sp. WS92.C1 DNA:
- a CDS encoding aminopeptidase, whose amino-acid sequence MVEPKFYPPLSTGICKSKTAGHWIRIFVLAFFCFTFQNCIGYLWHLGSGQLDILLKRKPIVEILNDPNTKEELKIKLQKVESFRKYGIQELALDPAAGFRSFVQLDREELGWHVAACYPLKLESYTWWFPIAGTVPYKGYFSLEKAKEEEQRLKDKGLDTRIRITAGYSTLGWFEDPILSSQLKSDSHEIASLVFHEMAHATVYFPGDSVFNESYANFVEEEGAFRYLESLEGKESPKKKEILQRKEESKRLKLILVNTANRLQKLYTSETNETEKLKRKNEILSEFKNSLLAQKDDFKLISLEKLSKKEWNNEDFVGYLRYNSGSDYFRKQFETTGRDFSAFHKKMRTLVSLSNEERKKLLQ is encoded by the coding sequence ATAGTAGAACCTAAATTCTATCCTCCTCTTTCCACCGGTATCTGTAAATCGAAAACCGCCGGTCATTGGATAAGAATCTTCGTCCTCGCATTTTTCTGTTTCACGTTTCAAAACTGCATTGGCTATCTCTGGCATTTGGGAAGCGGACAACTCGACATTCTTCTCAAACGAAAACCGATCGTGGAAATCCTCAACGATCCAAATACAAAAGAAGAATTAAAAATCAAACTGCAGAAAGTGGAATCGTTTCGAAAATATGGAATTCAAGAACTGGCACTGGATCCCGCCGCAGGTTTTCGGTCTTTTGTTCAATTGGATAGGGAAGAATTAGGATGGCACGTTGCTGCCTGTTACCCGCTCAAATTAGAATCCTATACTTGGTGGTTTCCGATCGCAGGAACAGTTCCTTATAAAGGATATTTCAGTTTGGAAAAGGCAAAGGAAGAGGAACAACGACTAAAAGATAAGGGTTTGGATACCCGAATCCGAATCACAGCAGGATATTCCACGTTAGGTTGGTTTGAAGATCCGATTCTTTCGTCTCAATTAAAATCGGATTCGCACGAGATTGCGTCACTCGTCTTTCATGAGATGGCACACGCAACCGTATACTTTCCGGGAGATTCGGTATTTAACGAGAGTTATGCGAACTTTGTCGAAGAGGAAGGAGCCTTTCGTTATCTCGAATCTCTAGAAGGAAAAGAAAGTCCGAAAAAAAAGGAAATTTTACAAAGAAAGGAAGAATCCAAAAGACTAAAACTCATTCTGGTAAACACAGCCAATCGACTTCAAAAACTATATACCTCCGAAACAAACGAAACCGAGAAACTCAAAAGGAAAAACGAAATTCTCTCCGAATTCAAAAATTCGCTTTTGGCTCAAAAAGACGATTTCAAACTGATCTCTTTGGAAAAACTTTCTAAAAAAGAGTGGAACAACGAGGACTTTGTCGGTTATCTCAGATATAATTCCGGAAGCGATTACTTTCGAAAACAATTCGAAACAACGGGACGCGATTTTTCTGCGTTTCATAAAAAGATGAGAACGTTAGTCTCTCTTTCCAATGAAGAACGAAAGAAATTACTTCAATAG
- a CDS encoding S1C family serine protease, with product MEFLRSLPKIVVLNGILFAALILILIFPKDCGLSSLFSGKRPISPGEQKSAIEIQHSFRNVYRLVKDSVVSIRVKKSESISNPYHYFDFRNERLSAFGSGFFVHDKGYIVTNYHVIEGAESIEVITSNGGVHSAKYIGSHERADIALLKIREGSGLKPIVFGDSNQIEVGDWAIAIGSPFGLERSFSVGVVSAKYREDLDETGQAHIQTDSMINPGSSGGPLLNIYGEVIGINRLIRSETGRNSGIGFAIPSNYSLKIIRMIENNQGRHIRPAILGVMATVPLPDHRIALGIPDPWTGVLVYDLDPQSSAEVGGIKRYDFILEANGTPIKNINDLREQVGIVGLGGKIKLRIYREKTMIELSVKLIQK from the coding sequence ATGGAGTTTTTAAGATCACTTCCGAAGATTGTCGTTTTGAACGGGATTCTTTTTGCGGCTCTCATTTTGATTCTGATTTTTCCCAAGGATTGCGGTTTGTCTTCTCTTTTCTCCGGTAAGAGACCGATTTCCCCCGGAGAACAAAAGTCTGCGATTGAAATTCAACATTCGTTTCGAAACGTCTATCGTCTTGTCAAAGATTCGGTGGTTTCGATCCGAGTCAAAAAAAGCGAATCGATTTCCAATCCTTATCATTATTTCGATTTTAGAAACGAAAGACTTTCCGCTTTTGGAAGCGGTTTTTTTGTCCACGATAAGGGTTATATCGTAACCAATTATCACGTAATCGAAGGGGCGGAGAGTATCGAAGTGATCACTTCAAATGGAGGGGTTCATTCCGCAAAGTATATCGGAAGTCATGAAAGAGCGGACATCGCGCTTTTAAAAATCAGAGAAGGTTCTGGGTTAAAGCCGATCGTATTTGGAGATTCGAATCAGATCGAAGTCGGAGACTGGGCGATCGCGATTGGTTCTCCTTTCGGTTTGGAACGATCTTTTAGCGTTGGGGTGGTTTCCGCAAAATACAGAGAGGACTTGGACGAGACAGGTCAGGCTCATATCCAAACGGACAGTATGATCAACCCCGGAAGCAGCGGCGGTCCTCTTTTGAATATCTACGGAGAAGTGATCGGAATCAATCGTTTGATTCGAAGCGAGACCGGGAGAAATTCGGGAATCGGTTTTGCGATTCCAAGCAATTATTCTTTGAAGATCATCCGGATGATCGAAAACAATCAAGGAAGACATATTCGCCCCGCAATCTTGGGTGTGATGGCGACCGTGCCTCTCCCGGATCATCGTATCGCTTTGGGAATCCCGGATCCTTGGACCGGAGTTTTGGTATACGATCTGGATCCTCAGTCTTCCGCAGAAGTGGGCGGTATCAAACGATACGATTTTATTCTGGAGGCGAATGGAACTCCTATTAAAAATATTAATGATCTGCGTGAACAGGTTGGAATAGTGGGACTTGGGGGCAAGATCAAGCTCCGTATCTACCGTGAGAAAACGATGATAGAACTTTCGGTAAAATTGATTCAGAAATAA